In Candidatus Nitronauta litoralis, one DNA window encodes the following:
- a CDS encoding ribonuclease HII, translated as MEDFEKQAIEQGYQCIAGVDEAGRGPLAGPVTAAAIVLPQDPDLPGLDDSKKLTEERREFFYDKLTRLTDLWFVAVVDSPCIDEINILQATRLAMKQAVEKLKVMPDLVLVDGNQRIDIQPDQQTLVKGDQRCLSIAAASVLAKVTRDRLMHDYHRQFPVYGFEQHKGYGTKLHRDSIREHGPCEIHRKSFKGVKEYL; from the coding sequence ATGGAAGACTTTGAAAAACAGGCGATAGAACAAGGTTATCAATGCATTGCAGGAGTGGACGAAGCAGGGCGAGGGCCATTAGCGGGGCCCGTCACAGCCGCTGCCATCGTGTTGCCGCAGGATCCAGATTTACCCGGTCTCGATGATTCCAAAAAACTGACTGAAGAACGTCGGGAATTTTTCTATGACAAACTGACACGGCTGACGGACCTCTGGTTCGTCGCAGTGGTGGATTCCCCCTGCATCGACGAAATCAATATATTGCAGGCAACGCGACTGGCCATGAAACAGGCTGTCGAAAAATTAAAGGTAATGCCGGATCTTGTATTGGTTGATGGAAATCAGAGAATTGACATACAACCCGACCAGCAAACTCTGGTAAAAGGTGACCAGCGTTGCCTATCCATTGCCGCTGCCTCTGTGCTGGCGAAAGTAACGCGGGATCGCCTGATGCACGATTACCACCGTCAATTTCCTGTTTATGGATTCGAGCAGCACAAGGGTTATGGAACGAAACTCCACCGCGACAGTATTCGCGAACACGGTCCCTGCGAAATTCATCGCAAGTCATTTAAAGGCGTGAAAGAATATCTGTGA
- the recJ gene encoding single-stranded-DNA-specific exonuclease RecJ → MPDSKITEPDSLSRLNKRWCQNPVDAKAAASLEEALRVSRTLAHLLAGRGLAEIEVARFFLDASLDNLHDPFLMTGMQQAAERVCQAVNAGEQITVFGDYDVDGVTSAALMVHFFRELGAPIDYYLPDRKQEGYGVNNAALKEIKDRGSGLVITADCGITAVKETEYANGLGLDVIITDHHQVGDEGLPPAIAVLNPHQPDCTYPFKFLSGVGIVFKLAAAIRRALHEKGWEKDRLPNLKQHLDLFTLGTIADLAPLTGENHVLTVHGLEAVRTTQKPGLVALKSVSGCSGRIDAFSIGFGLGPRLNAAGRMGKADTGFHLLVADDLNAAMEQAKGLDDINTKRKETQGWVLKEAEYLVEREVDLERDRVLVLASENFHPGVIGIVASKLVDQYHRPVVMIAIDDKGIGKGSARSIKTFNLHRAFGECQEHVIQFGGHAYAAGLTIEQERIDNFRQAINSVGHRILSEHHLIPEISWDIELELSQIDWKFYKEVSKLEPFGQLNPSPIFISKSVTLKDFRKIGKEKNHVRFKVTQGKSRIEVIGFLMAHAFAGLKDGDTLDIVYQLHRNDFSGSAKLELKLLDFRV, encoded by the coding sequence ATGCCTGATTCAAAAATAACAGAACCGGATTCATTGTCCCGACTCAACAAGCGGTGGTGTCAAAACCCGGTGGATGCAAAGGCAGCCGCTTCGCTTGAGGAAGCGCTTCGAGTGTCTCGCACTCTCGCTCATTTGCTTGCCGGGCGCGGTCTTGCCGAAATCGAGGTGGCCCGGTTCTTCCTCGACGCTTCTCTCGATAATTTGCACGATCCCTTTTTAATGACCGGCATGCAGCAGGCGGCAGAACGGGTTTGCCAGGCCGTGAATGCCGGTGAGCAGATCACGGTGTTCGGCGACTACGATGTTGACGGGGTGACCTCCGCCGCGTTGATGGTGCATTTTTTCCGCGAGCTTGGCGCACCGATCGACTACTACCTGCCCGACCGTAAACAAGAAGGTTATGGGGTCAACAACGCCGCACTGAAAGAAATAAAAGACCGGGGTTCCGGATTGGTCATCACAGCAGACTGCGGGATCACAGCCGTAAAAGAAACTGAGTACGCTAATGGACTCGGACTCGATGTGATCATCACCGATCACCATCAGGTGGGGGATGAAGGTCTGCCTCCTGCCATCGCCGTGCTCAATCCGCATCAACCGGACTGCACCTATCCCTTTAAATTTTTGTCGGGTGTTGGCATCGTTTTCAAACTGGCCGCAGCGATCCGTCGGGCTCTCCACGAAAAAGGATGGGAAAAAGATCGCCTGCCGAATTTAAAGCAGCACCTCGATTTATTCACGCTCGGAACAATTGCCGATCTTGCACCACTCACCGGGGAAAACCACGTGCTCACCGTGCACGGACTCGAAGCCGTGCGCACCACGCAGAAACCGGGCCTCGTTGCGCTCAAGTCGGTTTCAGGGTGCAGCGGCAGGATCGACGCGTTCTCAATCGGTTTTGGTTTAGGCCCGCGTCTCAACGCGGCCGGGCGCATGGGCAAAGCGGATACCGGGTTCCACCTGCTGGTGGCGGACGATCTCAACGCCGCGATGGAGCAGGCGAAGGGTTTGGATGACATCAATACAAAGCGTAAGGAAACACAGGGCTGGGTGCTGAAAGAAGCGGAGTATCTTGTCGAGCGCGAAGTTGATCTTGAGCGCGATCGTGTGCTGGTGCTGGCTTCGGAAAATTTTCATCCCGGGGTCATCGGCATCGTCGCCTCCAAACTGGTCGATCAATACCATCGTCCGGTGGTGATGATCGCGATTGACGATAAAGGCATTGGCAAGGGCTCGGCCCGCAGTATCAAAACGTTCAACCTGCACCGTGCCTTCGGTGAATGTCAGGAACATGTCATCCAGTTCGGGGGGCATGCCTACGCTGCCGGACTCACCATTGAACAGGAGCGCATCGACAATTTTCGACAGGCGATCAATTCGGTTGGGCACCGGATTTTAAGTGAACACCATCTGATTCCCGAGATAAGTTGGGATATTGAGCTGGAACTGTCGCAGATTGATTGGAAGTTTTATAAAGAGGTTTCGAAGCTGGAACCGTTTGGACAACTCAATCCATCGCCAATATTTATTTCAAAGAGTGTGACGTTGAAGGATTTCAGGAAAATCGGTAAGGAAAAAAATCACGTTCGTTTTAAAGTCACGCAGGGCAAATCCAGGATTGAAGTGATCGGGTTTTTGATGGCGCACGCTTTCGCGGGATTAAAAGATGGCGACACGCTGGACATCGTCTACCAGCTGCACCGCAACGATTTCTCCGGCTCCGCCAAACTCGAACTCAAACTACTGGATTTTAGGGTCTAA
- a CDS encoding GIY-YIG nuclease family protein, which translates to MKRYHVYILRCRDGSYYTGVTNDLTKRVWEHQNGLIKECYTQGRRPVELVFSEMFANIHHAIEVEKKIKGWNRQKKEALIERRFEDLPFLAKSKPRK; encoded by the coding sequence ATGAAACGTTACCATGTCTATATTTTAAGGTGCCGGGATGGCAGTTATTACACAGGCGTTACGAATGATTTGACTAAGCGGGTGTGGGAACATCAAAATGGCTTGATCAAAGAATGCTATACGCAGGGTCGAAGACCTGTAGAGTTGGTTTTTTCTGAAATGTTTGCAAATATTCATCATGCAATTGAGGTGGAAAAGAAAATTAAGGGATGGAACCGTCAAAAGAAAGAGGCCTTGATTGAAAGGCGGTTTGAAGATTTACCCTTTTTGGCGAAGAGTAAACCCAGGAAATAA
- a CDS encoding GIY-YIG nuclease family protein codes for MKEYFVYILTNPSGTLYTGVTNSLERRMAEHKSGMLPGFASRYCLGRLVYFEKTDQVESAINREKQIKGWKRKKKIELIESMNPNWKDLSKA; via the coding sequence ATGAAAGAATATTTTGTTTACATTCTGACCAATCCTTCCGGGACTCTTTACACGGGCGTTACCAATAGCCTTGAGCGAAGAATGGCTGAGCACAAATCGGGAATGTTGCCAGGTTTTGCGAGTCGATACTGCTTAGGCCGTTTGGTGTATTTTGAAAAAACGGATCAGGTGGAGTCCGCGATTAATCGAGAAAAACAAATCAAAGGTTGGAAACGAAAAAAGAAAATCGAATTGATTGAGTCGATGAATCCAAACTGGAAAGATTTGAGTAAGGCGTGA
- a CDS encoding FtsX-like permease family protein, with protein sequence MRSLKYFFDLFTALILRPLWRDPFRTGLTTLGVAIGVSVFLSIQLANHQTLLSFSQSLDLVLGKADAVITAEGMPFDETHFKKLLPLRKWIKAYPVIEGYGVEESTGEVVEILGTDLLQDSGIRDFSMKTTANDLMGLLPLILDPQSIILPGKFIPGTQYSPGQKIFFQVNGHKKELHVNAVLDNTGIARALNGNFALMDIAGAQLLFDKIGKLDRIDVEFKNGGKFDAMQEKIREVLPEFLRIDRPERKNRQVEKMLRAFQYNLSALSFVALLVGLYLIYNMISLSVVRRRMEIGALRAMGATPLLIALIFILEAGIIGAIGSAIGIVLGYGLAQFSLDAVNITVNNLYLPTHASEIDFHWNQTGPYFLLGLGLSLASALIPAREAALTPPTIVMRRGSYDLKVFRGNRRLTRSGVMVFLLAGLSSQLPPIGNFPFFGFLSVALLILGLSLFAPSALLLTRDLTRGLCTHWFRGEGLLACRNLAQNVGRNAICVSSLAIAFMMVISMGIMVHSFRQTVEVWIGQTLKADLFVRAQPGKNIDYHYTLPLKQVEALRETPGVKAVDLFRAINISYEDEPAILGSGDFNALSRYGQLVIKEGPPTQSLAKLTVNHNRAIVSEAFSLKHDIKPGDTIPLNTPNGALNLEVVAIYYDYSQERGYVIIDRTTFLKYYRDPNVNSFVVYLDNPAELSKVRAEIMQRVGTDHRILVRSNAELKTEVLNIFDKTFAITYSLEIIGAGVAMLGLFNTLISLIIERRREIGILRFIGAFKEQVKKMVMIEAGLLGLIGSVMGLIAGGIVSYLLIFVINKQSFGWTIQVFFPYGFLIGATLIFWLIAGLAGLYPARIAAQLEPKQAVRVE encoded by the coding sequence ATGCGCTCGTTAAAATATTTTTTTGATCTGTTCACGGCTCTCATCCTGAGACCCTTATGGCGCGATCCATTTCGCACCGGACTCACCACACTTGGGGTCGCGATCGGTGTATCCGTTTTTCTCAGCATTCAACTCGCCAACCATCAGACCCTGCTTTCTTTCAGCCAGAGCCTCGACCTCGTTCTCGGCAAAGCTGATGCGGTGATCACCGCTGAAGGCATGCCGTTTGACGAAACCCATTTCAAAAAACTGTTACCGCTTAGAAAATGGATCAAGGCCTACCCGGTTATTGAAGGTTATGGCGTCGAAGAATCCACGGGTGAGGTGGTCGAAATTCTGGGCACCGACCTGTTGCAGGATTCCGGGATACGCGATTTTTCCATGAAGACCACGGCCAACGACCTGATGGGACTGTTGCCACTCATCCTCGATCCACAGAGCATCATCCTGCCCGGCAAATTCATTCCCGGTACGCAATACAGTCCGGGGCAGAAAATTTTCTTCCAGGTCAACGGGCATAAAAAAGAACTGCACGTTAACGCCGTGCTTGATAACACCGGTATAGCGAGAGCCTTGAATGGCAACTTTGCCTTGATGGATATCGCCGGGGCGCAACTCCTGTTCGATAAAATCGGCAAGCTCGACCGCATAGATGTCGAGTTTAAAAATGGTGGGAAGTTCGATGCCATGCAGGAAAAAATCCGTGAAGTACTGCCGGAGTTTTTACGCATCGACCGGCCAGAGCGGAAAAACAGACAGGTCGAGAAAATGCTGCGGGCTTTTCAATACAACCTGTCCGCCCTCAGCTTTGTCGCGCTGCTGGTGGGTCTCTATCTGATCTACAACATGATTTCGCTTTCCGTCGTTCGACGCCGCATGGAGATCGGTGCCTTGCGCGCCATGGGGGCCACTCCACTATTGATCGCATTGATCTTTATTCTGGAAGCCGGGATCATCGGCGCCATAGGCTCGGCCATCGGGATCGTCCTCGGTTACGGTCTCGCCCAGTTTTCACTCGATGCGGTAAACATCACGGTCAATAACCTTTACCTGCCAACTCATGCCTCCGAAATCGATTTCCATTGGAACCAGACCGGACCCTATTTTCTTTTAGGACTCGGTCTTTCACTGGCCTCGGCTCTTATTCCTGCCAGGGAAGCTGCCCTCACTCCACCGACTATCGTGATGCGCCGCGGTAGCTACGACCTGAAAGTTTTCCGGGGCAACCGCCGACTCACACGCAGTGGCGTGATGGTTTTTTTACTGGCCGGATTGAGTTCACAACTACCGCCCATTGGCAATTTCCCGTTTTTCGGTTTCCTTTCAGTGGCGCTTTTAATTCTTGGATTATCATTGTTCGCACCCTCGGCCCTTTTGTTGACACGCGACCTCACTCGTGGCCTGTGCACACACTGGTTTCGCGGGGAAGGTCTGCTGGCCTGTCGCAATCTCGCACAAAACGTCGGGCGCAACGCCATTTGTGTCTCGTCACTTGCCATCGCGTTCATGATGGTCATCAGCATGGGCATCATGGTGCACAGTTTCCGGCAAACGGTTGAAGTGTGGATCGGGCAGACATTAAAAGCCGACCTGTTCGTCCGTGCCCAGCCGGGGAAAAACATCGACTACCATTACACGCTTCCCCTAAAACAGGTTGAGGCCTTGCGGGAGACTCCTGGAGTCAAGGCCGTGGATCTGTTCCGCGCTATCAATATCAGTTATGAAGACGAACCGGCCATATTAGGATCAGGTGATTTCAACGCGCTGTCACGTTATGGTCAGCTTGTCATCAAGGAAGGGCCGCCGACACAATCGCTGGCTAAACTCACCGTCAACCACAACCGCGCCATTGTCTCGGAAGCGTTTTCTCTCAAACACGATATCAAACCAGGGGACACCATACCGCTGAACACACCCAACGGAGCCCTCAACCTGGAAGTGGTCGCCATCTATTATGACTACTCGCAGGAACGCGGTTACGTCATCATCGACCGCACTACATTTTTAAAATACTACAGAGACCCCAACGTCAACAGCTTTGTCGTCTACCTCGACAACCCTGCGGAGTTATCAAAAGTACGGGCCGAAATTATGCAACGAGTGGGGACCGATCACCGTATTCTGGTACGTTCCAACGCGGAGTTGAAAACAGAAGTGCTCAATATTTTTGACAAGACCTTTGCCATCACCTACTCGCTCGAAATCATCGGGGCCGGGGTCGCCATGCTCGGCCTGTTCAACACACTCATCTCCCTTATCATTGAACGTCGGCGCGAGATCGGTATCTTGCGTTTTATCGGAGCCTTTAAAGAACAGGTGAAAAAGATGGTGATGATCGAGGCGGGACTGCTCGGGTTGATCGGGTCCGTGATGGGATTGATTGCAGGAGGGATCGTGTCTTATCTATTGATCTTTGTGATCAACAAACAGTCCTTCGGCTGGACCATCCAGGTATTTTTTCCTTACGGTTTTTTGATCGGCGCAACGCTCATCTTCTGGCTGATCGCGGGCCTTGCCGGATTGTATCCCGCAAGAATAGCTGCCCAACTAGAACCCAAACAAGCTGTGAGGGTGGAGTAG
- a CDS encoding ABC transporter ATP-binding protein encodes MESPIIQLRNVSKSYEAGSVRVTALKDINLEMNAGDFVTVMGPSGGGKTTLLNCMGGLDLPDEGEVTLNGKLISQMSDDELTRLRRKEIGFVFQFFNLLPTLTVRENVELPLLLSHAPGKAIKRIQTLLDYVGLGHRLESFPAELSGGEMQRVAIARSFVHQPHLILADEPTGNLDSENGQRILELLQQACRDFNTTVVVVTHNPEAAQYGNRHFEIKDGRLVNDSTQAST; translated from the coding sequence ATGGAATCTCCTATTATCCAACTCAGGAACGTCTCAAAGTCTTATGAGGCCGGAAGTGTGCGCGTCACGGCTCTCAAGGACATCAACCTTGAAATGAACGCGGGTGATTTTGTCACCGTTATGGGACCGAGCGGTGGTGGTAAAACCACCCTGCTCAATTGCATGGGCGGACTCGACCTGCCGGACGAAGGTGAGGTCACCCTGAACGGCAAACTGATCTCTCAGATGTCCGATGACGAATTGACCCGACTGCGCAGAAAAGAGATCGGTTTCGTGTTCCAGTTTTTCAATCTCCTGCCCACTCTCACAGTACGAGAGAATGTTGAACTGCCGCTCCTGCTCAGCCACGCACCGGGCAAAGCCATCAAGCGGATCCAGACACTGCTCGACTATGTTGGACTGGGGCACCGACTTGAATCTTTTCCAGCAGAACTTTCGGGAGGCGAAATGCAGCGCGTCGCCATCGCTCGATCCTTCGTGCATCAGCCGCACCTGATCCTGGCCGATGAACCGACCGGCAATCTCGATTCTGAAAACGGTCAACGCATTCTGGAATTGCTGCAACAGGCCTGCCGTGATTTTAATACCACCGTGGTGGTGGTCACCCACAATCCGGAAGCGGCCCAATACGGCAACCGGCATTTTGAAATCAAGGACGGTCGTCTGGTAAACGACAGTACCCAAGCTTCGACCTGA